A region of Subtercola boreus DNA encodes the following proteins:
- a CDS encoding PTS mannitol transporter subunit IICB, translating into MTTTSQTQTGAPAGAQTKGGARVAVQRFGTFLSGMVMPNIAAFIAWGLITALFIQTGWLAQFGILVPIIGGFPSADGTVNVGLVGPMITYLLPLLIANTGGRMIYNTRGGVVAVIATMGVIVGSPVPMFIGAMIMGPLAAYIMKQVDKLWANKIKPGFEMLVDNFSAGILGALLAIAGFFLIAPVITALSAALEAAVNWLVTLGLLPLASILVEPGKVLFLNNAINHGVFTPLGVQQVSESGKSILFLIEANPGPGVGILIAFAIFGVGLAKASAPGAIIIQFFGGIHEIYFPYVLMKPMTIIAAILGGMTGVFVNVLFQTGLRAPASPGSIIAILIQTAPDSYVGVILSVIASAAVSFLVTAIILRATRKRDLAAENAGDLSAAIAQTQANKGKESSVLGHLQADGLANEAGGLADLSTRDPESAEEVSRAQEAQNIAAVHNIVFACDAGMGSSAMGASVLRNKIKKAGITDVTVVNKAISNLTDDIDLVITHQDLTARARQQSPSAEHVSVDNFMSSPKYDEIVGLLERQHNTEKA; encoded by the coding sequence ATGACGACGACGTCACAAACCCAGACCGGCGCCCCCGCCGGCGCCCAGACGAAGGGAGGAGCCCGCGTCGCTGTGCAGCGATTCGGAACGTTCCTCTCCGGAATGGTGATGCCCAACATCGCCGCCTTCATCGCCTGGGGCCTCATCACAGCACTGTTCATCCAGACGGGCTGGCTCGCCCAGTTCGGCATCCTGGTTCCGATCATCGGTGGCTTCCCGAGCGCTGACGGCACGGTGAACGTCGGCCTCGTCGGACCGATGATCACGTACCTGCTGCCGCTGCTCATCGCCAACACCGGTGGCCGGATGATCTACAACACCCGTGGCGGTGTCGTCGCCGTCATCGCGACCATGGGTGTCATCGTCGGCAGCCCGGTTCCGATGTTCATCGGCGCCATGATCATGGGACCGCTCGCGGCCTACATCATGAAGCAGGTCGACAAGCTCTGGGCGAACAAGATCAAGCCCGGCTTCGAGATGCTCGTCGACAACTTCTCGGCCGGCATCCTCGGTGCCCTTCTGGCCATCGCGGGCTTCTTCCTGATCGCCCCGGTGATCACCGCTCTGAGCGCTGCGCTCGAGGCGGCCGTGAACTGGCTGGTCACCCTCGGGCTCCTGCCCCTGGCCTCGATCCTGGTCGAGCCCGGCAAGGTGCTGTTCCTGAACAACGCGATCAACCACGGTGTGTTCACCCCTCTGGGTGTGCAGCAGGTGTCGGAGTCGGGCAAGAGCATCCTCTTCCTGATCGAGGCGAACCCCGGCCCCGGCGTCGGTATCCTGATCGCCTTCGCGATCTTCGGTGTCGGCCTCGCCAAGGCGAGTGCACCCGGCGCCATCATCATCCAGTTCTTCGGCGGCATCCACGAGATCTACTTCCCGTACGTGCTCATGAAGCCGATGACGATCATCGCCGCGATCCTCGGTGGAATGACCGGTGTGTTCGTGAACGTGCTGTTCCAGACGGGTCTTCGCGCACCTGCTTCGCCCGGGTCGATCATCGCGATCCTGATCCAGACCGCGCCCGACTCCTACGTCGGGGTCATCCTGTCGGTCATCGCCTCGGCTGCCGTGTCGTTCCTGGTCACCGCGATCATCCTGCGGGCCACCCGCAAGCGGGACCTCGCCGCAGAGAACGCCGGCGACCTGAGCGCTGCCATCGCGCAGACCCAGGCCAACAAGGGCAAGGAGAGCTCCGTGCTCGGCCACCTGCAGGCAGACGGTCTCGCGAACGAGGCAGGCGGCCTGGCCGACCTGTCGACCCGCGACCCCGAGTCGGCCGAGGAGGTGTCCCGTGCCCAGGAGGCGCAGAACATCGCCGCGGTCCACAACATCGTGTTCGCCTGCGACGCCGGCATGGGTTCGAGCGCCATGGGAGCCTCGGTTCTCCGCAACAAGATCAAGAAGGCGGGCATCACGGACGTTACTGTGGTGAACAAGGCGATTTCGAACCTGACGGACGACATCGACCTGGTCATCACGCACCAGGACCTGACCGCCCGGGCCAGGCAGCAGTCGCCGAGTGCCGAGCATGTCTCGGTCGACAACTTCATGTCGAGCCCGAAGTACGACGAGATCGTCGGGCTGCTCGAACGCCAGCACAACACCGAGAAGGCGTAA
- a CDS encoding PTS sugar transporter subunit IIA: MSDVLTLNSIKTHGTAETKEDAIAEANDLLLAAGAVTSDYLASMLERETSVSTYMGNYLAIPHGTNEGKDAILASALSFVRYAKPIDWNGEEVRFVVGIAGKDGGHLDILSKIALIFSDEDEVEKLLKAPSDEAVFELLSEVNED; the protein is encoded by the coding sequence ATGAGCGACGTATTGACGCTGAACTCGATCAAGACCCACGGAACGGCCGAGACCAAGGAGGACGCGATCGCCGAGGCGAACGATCTCCTGCTCGCGGCCGGAGCGGTCACGAGCGACTACCTGGCGTCGATGCTCGAACGTGAGACGTCCGTCTCCACCTACATGGGCAACTACCTCGCGATCCCGCACGGCACGAACGAGGGCAAGGATGCGATCCTCGCTTCTGCGCTCTCGTTCGTGCGGTACGCGAAGCCCATCGACTGGAACGGTGAAGAGGTGCGCTTCGTCGTCGGCATCGCCGGCAAAGACGGAGGACACCTCGACATCCTCTCCAAGATCGCCCTCATCTTCAGCGATGAAGACGAGGTCGAGAAACTCCTGAAGGCCCCGAGCGACGAAGCCGTGTTCGAGCTCCTCTCCGAGGTGAACGAAGACTGA
- a CDS encoding mannitol-1-phosphate 5-dehydrogenase, translating into MKAVHFGAGNIGRGFVGLILHNAGYEVVFADVNGSLIDALAAAPTYDVFEVGLSPRTWTVDNFRALNSATDEAGVVSEIASAEIVTTAVGPNILRFVAPLIGRALLARDAALPPLQVMACENAINATDALRGHIETSLGDDFAAVSARAVFANTAVDRIVPGQAPDAGLDVTVEDFFEWAIESGPFGDALPSIPEAHFVPDLAPYIERKLFTVNTGHAATAYFGAAEGIAPVAEAISVPDIFTKVKAVLEETKSLLVAKHEFDPSVQEAYLEKNLQRFANPYLPDTVDRVGRAPMRKLSRNERFIGPAAQLAERGTRPTALLVAIRAALTFDVPADPESVQLQAILAASSAEDAVTQVTGITEGHPLFDSLVQTFESVIQSR; encoded by the coding sequence ATGAAGGCTGTTCACTTCGGTGCAGGCAACATCGGTCGCGGGTTCGTCGGCCTCATCCTGCACAACGCCGGCTACGAGGTCGTCTTCGCCGACGTCAACGGTTCGCTGATCGACGCCCTCGCGGCCGCTCCGACCTACGACGTCTTCGAGGTCGGCCTGTCGCCGCGCACCTGGACGGTCGACAACTTCCGCGCCCTGAACAGCGCGACGGACGAGGCCGGGGTGGTCTCCGAGATCGCGTCCGCTGAGATCGTGACCACCGCGGTCGGCCCCAACATCCTGCGCTTCGTCGCACCCCTCATCGGCCGGGCGCTGCTCGCCCGCGACGCTGCGCTGCCGCCGCTGCAGGTCATGGCCTGCGAGAACGCGATCAATGCGACGGATGCCCTGCGGGGCCACATCGAGACGTCGCTCGGCGACGACTTCGCTGCCGTCTCGGCGCGCGCCGTGTTTGCGAACACCGCCGTCGACCGCATCGTGCCGGGGCAGGCTCCGGATGCAGGACTCGACGTCACCGTCGAGGACTTCTTCGAGTGGGCCATCGAGTCGGGCCCGTTCGGCGACGCTCTGCCGAGCATCCCCGAGGCCCACTTCGTGCCCGACCTCGCCCCGTACATCGAGCGGAAGCTCTTCACGGTGAACACCGGGCACGCCGCGACGGCCTACTTCGGAGCGGCGGAGGGCATCGCCCCCGTCGCCGAAGCGATCTCGGTGCCCGACATCTTCACGAAGGTCAAAGCGGTGCTGGAGGAGACGAAGTCCCTCCTTGTCGCCAAGCACGAGTTCGACCCGAGCGTGCAGGAGGCGTATCTCGAGAAGAACCTCCAGCGGTTCGCGAACCCCTACCTCCCCGACACGGTCGACCGGGTCGGGCGTGCCCCGATGCGGAAGCTCAGTCGCAATGAGCGGTTCATCGGGCCGGCCGCCCAGCTGGCTGAGCGCGGCACCCGGCCGACCGCGCTGCTGGTCGCCATCCGTGCCGCTCTGACCTTCGATGTGCCCGCGGACCCCGAGTCGGTGCAGCTCCAGGCGATCCTGGCCGCCAGCTCGGCTGAGGATGCGGTGACCCAGGTCACAGGCATAACGGAAGGGCACCCGTTGTTTGACTCCCTGGTGCAGACGTTCGAATCGGTCATCCAGAGTCGCTAG
- the infA gene encoding translation initiation factor IF-1, which produces MAKKDGVIEIEGAVVEALPNAMFRVELTNGHRVLAHISGKMRQHYIRILPEDRVIVELSPYDLTRGRIVYRYK; this is translated from the coding sequence ATGGCCAAAAAAGACGGTGTCATCGAGATCGAGGGCGCAGTGGTCGAGGCTCTTCCCAACGCGATGTTTCGCGTTGAGTTGACCAACGGACACAGAGTTCTTGCCCACATTTCGGGCAAGATGCGACAGCACTACATCCGTATCCTCCCTGAGGACCGCGTGATCGTGGAGCTCAGCCCCTACGACCTCACCCGTGGTCGTATCGTCTACCGGTACAAATAA
- the rpmJ gene encoding 50S ribosomal protein L36, with translation MKVNPSVKPICEHCRVIRRNGNVMVICKSNPRHKQRQG, from the coding sequence ATGAAGGTCAACCCCAGCGTCAAGCCGATCTGCGAGCACTGCCGAGTCATTCGCCGCAACGGAAACGTCATGGTCATCTGCAAGTCCAACCCGCGTCACAAGCAGCGCCAGGGCTAG
- the rpsM gene encoding 30S ribosomal protein S13: protein MARIAGVDIPRDKRVEVALTYIYGVGRTRALQTLADTEISGDVRVKDLTDEQLVALRDHIEGAYKVEGDLRREVAADIRRKVEIGSYQGIRHRRGLPVHGQRTKTNARTRKGPKRTVAGKKKAR, encoded by the coding sequence ATGGCACGTATTGCAGGAGTAGACATTCCGCGCGACAAGCGCGTGGAGGTCGCACTGACTTACATCTACGGCGTCGGCCGCACGAGGGCCCTTCAGACCCTCGCCGACACCGAGATCTCGGGTGACGTCCGCGTCAAAGACCTCACCGACGAGCAGCTGGTCGCACTCCGCGACCACATCGAAGGCGCGTACAAGGTGGAGGGTGACCTCCGCCGTGAGGTTGCCGCCGACATCCGCCGCAAGGTCGAGATCGGCAGCTACCAGGGCATCCGTCACCGTCGCGGCCTTCCCGTGCACGGCCAGCGCACCAAGACCAACGCTCGTACCCGCAAGGGCCCGAAGCGCACCGTTGCAGGCAAGAAGAAGGCCCGATAG